One window from the genome of Paenibacillus azoreducens encodes:
- a CDS encoding FMN-binding negative transcriptional regulator: protein MYIPTHFKITDTSIAYKIMRENSFATLFSQHDGTPYATHLPLILDKNHMYLFGHFARPNPQWKDIKNQIVLAVFHGPHCYISPSWYETNKAAPTWNYVTVHVYGEVELIDEENELMDSFNDMVLKYETPNSSYRLGDVDPDFLSDLNKGVQGFKMKINRIEGKAKLSQNHPIQRQELIIQQLEKIKNTDEQKISSLMKQNLKSLS, encoded by the coding sequence ATGTATATACCTACGCATTTTAAAATTACGGATACATCAATAGCCTACAAGATTATGAGAGAAAATAGTTTTGCTACTTTGTTTTCTCAACATGATGGGACACCATATGCTACCCATTTGCCATTAATTCTCGATAAAAATCATATGTACCTATTCGGGCATTTTGCTCGTCCCAATCCTCAATGGAAGGATATTAAGAATCAAATTGTGTTAGCAGTTTTTCATGGTCCTCATTGTTATATCTCTCCTTCTTGGTATGAGACGAATAAGGCAGCTCCAACATGGAACTATGTGACCGTTCACGTATACGGGGAAGTCGAACTTATAGATGAGGAAAATGAGTTAATGGATTCCTTTAATGATATGGTATTAAAGTACGAAACCCCTAATAGTTCCTACAGGTTGGGGGATGTAGACCCTGACTTTCTAAGTGATTTGAACAAAGGAGTTCAAGGCTTTAAAATGAAAATAAACAGAATAGAAGGGAAAGCAAAGTTAAGCCAAAATCATCCAATACAACGACAGGAATTGATTATTCAACAGCTAGAGAAAATCAAAAATACAGACGAGCAAAAAATCTCCTCTCTTATGAAACAAAATCTTAAGTCATTAAGCTAA
- a CDS encoding winged helix-turn-helix domain-containing protein, with protein MIQLTNRQARQFLLLKHGLLGEYKFSEKQGVLDFVRQVSCIQYDPIDVCGKNAELVLQSRIKGFTKGMLAELLYEDRSLVDYPDKNLAIISVEDWPYFERYRQAARQHAERYPEMEALTAQVRTHIQNHGALSSDDLKLDGDFSWRSAIHWSGGNNSSRSVLEQMYSTGELIIHHKKGTRKYYDIAKKYIQPNLLNASEPLEDELEHHKWRVLRRIGSVGLLWNRASDAWLNIWGLKAAQRNEVFRQLLHEARIVAVAVEQMKDTLYCRAEDLPLIEAVLQNPEPKFRCELIAPLDNLIWDRKLINELFGFDYTWEIYTPAIKRKFGYYVLPLLYGESFIGRAEIIVERKTETLVVKNIWYENGVKQTTQLRTALNSCFQKFALFNGCETISAEYLN; from the coding sequence ATGATCCAATTAACAAACCGCCAGGCACGGCAATTTCTGTTGTTGAAGCATGGACTCTTGGGCGAATACAAATTTAGTGAGAAGCAGGGCGTACTGGACTTCGTTCGGCAGGTCAGCTGTATTCAATACGACCCCATCGATGTTTGCGGGAAAAACGCCGAATTGGTGCTACAGTCGCGAATCAAGGGATTTACCAAGGGAATGCTCGCCGAGTTGCTGTATGAGGATAGAAGCCTTGTCGATTATCCTGACAAGAACCTGGCTATTATCTCTGTCGAGGACTGGCCGTATTTTGAGCGATACAGGCAAGCCGCTAGGCAACATGCCGAACGCTATCCCGAAATGGAAGCGTTGACAGCGCAAGTACGGACTCATATCCAAAATCACGGTGCCCTAAGTTCGGATGATTTAAAATTGGATGGAGATTTCTCATGGCGATCGGCCATCCACTGGAGCGGTGGAAACAATTCATCCAGGTCGGTGCTGGAACAGATGTATTCGACGGGTGAGTTGATTATCCATCATAAAAAAGGAACGCGTAAATACTACGATATAGCCAAGAAGTACATACAACCAAATCTGCTGAATGCATCAGAGCCGCTGGAGGATGAGCTTGAACATCATAAGTGGCGGGTACTGCGTCGAATCGGCTCTGTTGGCCTCTTATGGAATCGTGCGTCAGATGCATGGCTGAATATATGGGGGTTAAAAGCAGCACAGCGCAACGAGGTTTTTCGCCAGCTATTACATGAAGCTCGTATAGTTGCTGTTGCCGTGGAACAAATGAAGGATACGCTGTACTGCCGGGCGGAGGACTTGCCGCTTATTGAAGCCGTCCTGCAAAATCCGGAGCCGAAATTTCGCTGCGAGCTGATTGCCCCGCTGGACAATTTGATATGGGACAGAAAACTTATCAACGAATTGTTTGGCTTCGATTACACCTGGGAGATTTACACGCCTGCAATCAAACGAAAATTCGGCTATTATGTGCTACCTCTATTATATGGAGAGAGCTTTATTGGACGAGCTGAGATCATCGTAGAGCGAAAAACGGAAACTCTCGTTGTTAAAAACATCTGGTACGAGAACGGTGTGAAGCAAACCACGCAATTGCGAACAGCCTTGAACAGTTGCTTCCAAAAATTTGCGTTATTCAACGGGTGTGAAACGATTTCGGCAGAGTATTTGAACTGA
- a CDS encoding DinB family protein produces the protein MYRQVDDFLKEWAVATKRTLQVLQAVTDDKLGQSILEGHSTLGWLGWNLTETTGYFSHLAGLTVPMIGQDEPVPATAGEIVAAYEKEAEAVKKEAAKLTDEDLLTETGIASLTTKGAVLRFLIDHQTHHCGQMVVLLRQAGLPVPPVMGPTKEMQ, from the coding sequence CTGTATCGACAGGTGGATGATTTTTTAAAGGAATGGGCAGTGGCTACGAAAAGGACATTGCAAGTATTACAAGCCGTAACAGATGACAAATTAGGACAAAGTATCTTGGAGGGGCATAGTACACTAGGTTGGTTAGGCTGGAATTTAACGGAAACAACAGGTTATTTTAGTCATTTGGCGGGTTTAACTGTACCTATGATTGGTCAAGATGAACCTGTTCCAGCGACAGCAGGAGAAATTGTAGCAGCTTACGAAAAAGAAGCAGAGGCGGTCAAGAAAGAGGCAGCCAAGCTAACCGATGAGGACTTGCTAACGGAAACAGGCATTGCGAGTCTTACAACAAAAGGCGCAGTATTACGTTTCTTAATTGACCACCAAACACATCACTGCGGCCAAATGGTGGTGCTATTACGTCAAGCAGGCTTACCAGTACCGCCTGTGATGGGTCCAACAAAAGAAATGCAATAA